One part of the Glycine soja cultivar W05 chromosome 11, ASM419377v2, whole genome shotgun sequence genome encodes these proteins:
- the LOC114377639 gene encoding uncharacterized protein LOC114377639 isoform X2, whose amino-acid sequence MEGGKRGTILVTNDDGIDAPGLRALVHSIVNANLFNVLVCAPDSEKSAVSHSITWLHPVAVKQVQIEGTTAFAVSGTPADCASLGISKALFPTVPDLVVSGINKGSNCGYHIVYSGTVAGAREAFFNDIPSISISYDWVKGKSNLHDFTLAAQVCIPIISAVLVETKHPSYPRKCFLNIDVPNNVPNHKGYKLTKQGKSIIKIGWRQATSETEGPKMSSDMTNTDTETSKNFDSSSVSPEHLLFAREVKGSVLDGDDTDYRCLQEGYITVTPLAGLSHAEVDCQAYFKNWLQSVPELPSSSSL is encoded by the exons ATGGAAGGAGGGAAACGAGGCACGATTCTGGTCACCAACGACGACGGAATCGATGCTCCTGGCTTAAGGGCATTGGTTCACTCCATCGTCAACGCCAACCTTTTCAACGTTCTAGTGTGCGCTCCTGATAG CGAGAAATCAGCTGTTAGCCACAGCATCACTTGGCTCCATCCAGTAGCTGTTAAGCAAGTACAGATCGAGGGAACCACCGCATTTGCCGTTTCTG GGACTCCCGCTGATTGTGCTTCTCTAGGGATTTCCAAAGCTCTCTTTCCCACAGTACCTGATCTG GTGGTCAGTGGCATAAACAAGGGTAGCAACTGCGGTTATCACAT TGTTTACTCTGGCACTGTAGCTGGAGCTCGAGAGGCCTTCTTCAATGATATACCTTCTATCTCCATTTCATATGACTG GGTTAAAGGAAAGAGTAACCTACATGACTTCACCCTTGCTGCTCAAGTATGCATACCTATCATAAGTGCTGTGCTGGTTGAAACAAAGCATCCAAGTTACCCtagaaaatgttttttgaaTATAGACGTGCCAAACAATGTTCCTAACCATAAG GGTTACAAGCTAACTAAGCAGGGTAAAAGTATCATCAAGATTGGATGGAGGCAAGCCACATCTGAGACAGAAGGACCAAAAATGTCATCTGATATGACCAATACAGATACAGAAACATCAAAGAATTTTGACTCATCATCTGTATCACCAGAACATCTTTTGTTTGCGAGAGAG GTAAAAGGTTCCGTACTTGATGGAGATGATACGGACTACAGATGTTTGCAGGAAGGATAT attactGTTACTCCTCTTGCTGGTCTTTCTCATGCGGAGGTAGATTGTCAGGCCTATTTTAAGAATTGGCTACAAAGTGTCCCTGAACTCCCCTCGTCATCATCTTTATAA
- the LOC114377453 gene encoding increased DNA methylation 1-like has product MESGVGSGGSGVVVKSRNSSGCLIVRKKGDGLGATASTSRKLYESKKRPNINVPVSSSDSGSSDELLMPPGRRLGPETIRVCNGLVASERVGSEISRKRDRVGRISGSGEGIGAEKGLEQWERKRSKLDVYDFDEYDGMDVENMRRRHLDGPGGGRFMGSVHAATSGIDRDFRTGSSGRVLDKRKNSYADRPSCFYPEDYVCNSRFKMNNDGAQVPPPSQREKFNSDESIRVQGKNGVLKVMVNKKKVGGTSEQYYDHHKPLESRQRLKTEETAKRLKTEETAKRLKTEGTAKRNIPILKKNEKKPVDKPALLKRPEKKRTASRKSLSSKDSKGDEGDSDNSDTSLNPRIRNTEARKSVKKIISEDEQTPVREKTPTTRTKEGKIKRGSGTEKQKLREQIREMLLNSGWTIDYRPRRNRDYLDAVYINPAGTAYWSIIKAYDALQKQSNDDADEVKPKGDSSSFAPIADEVLSQLTRKTRKKMEKELKKKKKRHDSESDNEKEPQIRRSASHKRDMNSMDSDSNEEKLSSFIKQGNRSMKNKMFENTSISARSKIQNATHQSSDGIEKPLFGCDPHIHGRKSKKHGRCTLLVRSSNKGSNSESDGFVPYMGKRTVLAWLIDSGTVELSQKVQYRRRKKVMLEGWITRDGIHCGCCSKILTVSKFELHAGSKLPQPYQNIYLESGVSLLQCQIDAWNRQEHAEKIGFHSVDIDGNDPNDDTCGICGDGGDLICCDGCPSTFHQSCLDIQMLPPGEWHCPNCTCKFCGIASETSDKDDASVNVLRTCILCEKKYHDSCTKEMDTLPNNINSSSLSFCGKECKELSEYLKKYLGTKHELEAGFSWCLIHRSDEDSEAACRGLTQRVECNSKLAIALTVMDECFLPVIDRRSGINLIRNILYNSGSNFSRLSYSGFYTAILERGDEIIAAASIRFHGTKIAEMPFIGTRHIYRRQGMCRRLFSAIELALCSLKVEKLVIPAVAELTHTWTTVFGFTYLDESLRQEMKSLNMMVFPGIDMLQKLLVEQGNHEGSEKMENGDNDFIKTKMGNKSDMGSSTPQDSHGSDDVSSNPANETNDECSDASQELNNQVLVDGIICSKSHSEEMMSDPISDKCDSPSRTSNSELEMKNKVAAAPPVDRLDSSTKCQSISPIDTSVSSHPVDILKVQALVQETTYSDPCSEEENLDKKCHSSTAMNCDSSELDINPVLNSQMADNTLPTKEVCMNDTLEVVPSGNISEDNITKRNNRNVDESSSALNHADESLFQV; this is encoded by the exons ATGGAATCGGGGGTGGGATCGGGTGGTTCTGGGGTTGTGGTGAAGAGCAGAAACTCCTCGGGTTGTTTAATTGTGCGAAAGAAAGGGGATGGGTTGGGTGCTACTGCTTCCACCTCTCGGAAGCTCTATGAATCCAAGAAAAGGCCAAACATCAACGTGCCTGTGTCCTCGAGTGATTCTGGTTCAAGCGACGAGTTGCTGATGCCTCCTGGTAGAAGGCTTGGTCCCGAGACTATTCGAGTTTGCAATGGTTTGGTTGCCTCTGAGCGGGTTGGGAGTGAAATTAGTCGGAAGAGGGATAGAGTGGGACGAATTAGCGGTAGTGGGGAGGGCATTGGTGCGGAGAAAGGTTTGGAGCAGTGGGAAAGGAAGCGTAGTAAGTTGGATGTATACGATTTCGATGAATACGATGGCATGGATGTGGAGAACATGAGGAGGAGGCATTTGGATGGTCCTGGGGGAGGAAGGTTTATGGGATCAGTGCATGCTGCTACAAGTGGCATTGATAGGGATTTCAGAACAGGGTCAAGTGGACGTGTTCTTGATAAGAGAAAGAACTCCTATGCTGACAGGCCTAGTTGCTTCTATCCGGAAGATTATGTGTGTAACAGTAGGTTCAAGATGAACAATGATGGAGCTCAGGTACCTCCACCCTCGCAGAGGGAGAAGTTTAATTCAGACGAGTCCATTAGGGTTCAGGGGAAGAATGGTGTTTTGAAGGTAATGGTTAATAAGAAGAAGGTGGGTGGTACATCAGAACAGTATTATGATCATCACAAACCCTTGGAAAGCAGGCAaaggttgaagaccgaagaaactGCCAAgaggttgaagaccgaagagaCTGCCAAGAGGTTGAAGACTGAGGGGACTGCCAAGAGGAATATtccaattcttaaaaaaaatgaaaagaaacctGTTGATAAACCAGCATTACTTAAGAGGCCAGAGAAGAAAAGGACAGCATCAAGAAAATCGTTGTCAAGCAAGGACAGTAAGGGTGATGAGGGGGATTCAGATAACAGTGACACATCATTGAATCCAAGAATAAGAAATACTGAAGCTCGTAAGtctgtgaaaaaaataatctctGAGGATGAGCAGACTCCTGTGCGCGAAAAAACCCCAACCACAAGAacgaaagaaggaaaaatcaaGCGTGGTAGTGGTACAGAAAAACAGAAACTGCGGGAACAAATAAGAGAGATGCTGCTGAATTCAGGTTGGACGATAGACTATCGACCTCGAAGGAACAGAGACTACCTGGATGCAGTTTACATTAATCCAGCAGGTACAGCCTATTGGTCTATCATCAAGGCCTATGATGCTCTTCAAAAGCAATCAAATGATGATGCTGATGAGGTCAAGCCCAAAGGGGATAGTTCTTCTTTTGCTCCTATTGCTGATGAGGTTCTCAGTCAGCTAACAAGGAAAACTAGGAAGAAAATGGAgaaagaattgaaaaagaagaagaaaaggcatGATAGTGAAAGTGATAATGAGAAAGAGCCTCAAATAAGAAGATCTGCCAGCCACAAGCGTGATATGAATAGCATGGATAGTGATAGCAACGAGGAGAAATTAAGCTCCTTTATAAAACAGGGAAATAGgtcaatgaaaaacaaaatgtttgAAAATACCTCTATCAGTGCTCGCTCTAAAATCCAGAATGCTACCCATCAATCAAGTGATGGAATAGAAAAACCATTATTTGGATGTGATCCTCATATACACGGACGGAAGAGTAAAAAACATGGAAGATGTACCTTGTTAGTTCGCAGTTCTAACAAAGGATCAAATTCAGAATCTGATGGCTTTGTTCCATATATGGGCAAGCGGACAGTTCTTGCCTGGTTAATTGACTCTGGAACAGTAGAGTTAAGCCAAAAGGTTCAGTACCGCAGACGGAAGAAAGTCATGCTGGAGGGGTGGATCACAAGAGACGGCATTCACTGTGGCTGCTGTAGTAAGATCCTCACAGTTTCAAAGTTTGAGCTTCATGCCGGTAGCAAATTGCCTCAGccatatcaaaatatatatttggaaTCTGGAGTTTCTCTTCTACAGTGCCAGATAGATGCATGGAATAGACAAGAGCATGCTGAAAAAATTGGTTTCCATTCAGTGGATATTGATGGAAATGATCCTAATGATGATACTTGTGGTATATGTGGAGATGGAGGGGATTTAATCTGTTGTGATGGCTGTCCATCAACATTTCATCAGAGCTGCTTGGATATCCAG ATGCTTCCTCCTGGTGAATGGCATTGTCCAAATTGCACCTGTAAATTTTGTGGCATAGCCAGTGAAACTTCTGATAAAGATGATGCATCTGTGAATGTCCTACGCACTTGCATCTTATGCGAGAAAAAAT ATCATGACTCTTGCACTAAGGAGATGGATACCCTTCCTAATAATATCAATTCATCAAGCCTTTCTTTCTGTGGGAAAGAGTGCAAAGAG CTTTCTGAATACTTGAAGAAATACCTTGGTACCAAGCATGAACTAGAAGCGGGGTTTTCATGGTGTCTCATTCATAGATCAGATGAAGACTCAGAGGCAGCTTGCAGGGGACTTACCCAGAGGGTAGAATGCAATTCCAAGTTGGCTATTGCACTGACTGTAATGGATGAATGCTTTTTACCTGTTATTGATCGGAGGAGTGGGATCAATTTAATCCGCAACATTTTATATAATAGTGG aTCAAACTTTAGTCGGTTGAGCTATAGTGGCTTTTACACTGCTATTTTGGAGAGAGGGGATGAAATCATTGCTGCAGCATCTATCAG GTTCCATGGAACTAAGATAGCAGAAATGCCATTCATTGGAACACGCCATATATATAGGCGCCAGGGGATGTGCCGCCGACTTTTTTCTGCCATTGAATTG GCCCTTTGCTCTTTGAAGGTTGAAAAACTAGTTATTCCTGCAGTTGCTGAACTCACACATACATGGACAACAGTTTTTGGCTTCACATATCTAGATGAATCACTCAGGCAAGAAATGAAGTCACTGAATATGATGGTCTTCCCCGGTATAGATATGTTACAGAAGCTGTTGGTGGAACAAGGAAACCATGAAG GTTCTGAGAAAATGGAAAATGGAGACAACGATTTTATCAAGACCAAAATGGGAAATAAGTCAGATATGGGTTCTTCAACTCCACAAGATTCTCATGGTAGTGATGATGTTAGTTCAAATCCTGCTAATGAGACGAATGATGAATGCAGCGATGCTTCTCAGGAACTAAATAACCAAGTTTTGGTTGATGGGATTATCTGTTCCAAATCTCATTCTGAGGAAATGATGTCTGATCCAATTTCAGATAAATGTGATTCTCCTTCTAGAACTAGTAACAGTGAACTAGAAATGAAGAATAAAGTAGCGGCTGCTCCTCCTGTTGATAGATTAGATTCTTCTACCAAATGTCAATCCATTTCTCCAATTGACACTTCTGTTAGTAGTCACCCAGTAGATATTTTGAAAGTTCAAGCTTTGGTTCAGGAAACTACTTATTCTGATCCATGTTCAGAAGAAGAAAACCTTGACAAGAAGTGTCACTCATCCACTGCTATGAATTGTGATTCGTCAGAGCTTGACATCAATCCAGTGTTGAATTCTCAAATGGCAGACAATACTCTGCCTACTAAAGAGGTTTGTATGAATGACACTCTTGAAGTTGTTCCTTCAGGGAATATATCTGAAGATAATATTACAAAGAGAAATAATCGAAATGTAGATGAATCCAGTTCTGCTCTCAATCATGCTGATGAGAGTTTGTTTCAAGTATGA
- the LOC114376290 gene encoding vacuole membrane protein KMS1-like isoform X2, with protein MGSGNILPSSGSSDMSISELREKHHWELENLTLTTQPLKTLKFFTLAVIQYIKKTAIYLLAKGGWVMLFSVAVGTLGIVLMTLGCLHEKHLEELLEYFRFGLWWVALGVASSIGLGSGLHTFVLYLGPHIALFTIGAVQCGRVDLKSAPYDTIQLKRGPSWLDKDCSEFGPPLFQSQVPLSSILPQVQLEAILWGIGTAIGELPPYFISRAARLSGGRVDAMEELDSEDKRVLSRIKCWFLSHSQHLNFFTILVLASVPNPLFDLAGIMCGQFGIPFWKFFLATLIGKAIIKTHIQTIFIISVCNNQLLDWIENEFIWVLSHIPGFASVLPRVTASLHAMKDKYLKAPHPLSPNKQGKKWDFSFASVWNTVVWLMLMNFFVKIVNATSQRYLKKQQETQLAALTEKSTPTDSDAQ; from the exons ATGGGCTCTGGAAATATACTACCTTCTTCTGGCAGCTCTGACATGTCTATCTCCG AGCTCCGCGAGAAGCACCATTGGGAGCTAGAAAATCTGACTCTGACCACACAACCTCTCAAAACGTTGAAATTCTTCACATTAGCTGTTATTCAATACATCAAGAAAACAGCAATATATCTATTGGCAAAAGGTGGATGGGTTATGCTTTTCAGTGTTGCAGTTGGGACTCTTGGCATAGTGCTGATGACCCTTGGTTGCCTCCATGAGAAG CATCTTGAGGAGCTTCTTGAATATTTTCGCTTTGGACTGTGGTGGGTTGCCCTTGGGGTTGCTTCTTCAATTGGTCTAG GATCTGGTTTGCACACATTTGTCCTATATTTGGGTCCCCACATAGCACTGTTTACAATAGGAGCAGTGCAATGTGGCCGAGTTGATTTGAAAAGTGCTCCTTATGATACGATACAATTAAAAAGAGGTCCTTCTTGGCTTGATAAAGACTGTTCTGAGTTTGGGCCACCATTATTCCAGTCGCAGGTTCCGCTTAGCAGCATTTTGCCTCAAGTTCAGCTGGAGGCTATTCTATGGGGTATTGGAACAGCTATAGGGGAGCTTCCTCCTTACTTTATCTCCAGGGCAG CACGCTTGTCTGGTGGGAGAGTAGATGCCATGGAAGAATTAGACAGCGAAGATAAAAGAGTCTTGAGTCGAATAAAGTGCTGGTTTCTATCACACTCgcaacatttgaatttctttactATTCTAGTGCTTGCTTCG GTTCCAAATCCTCTATTTGACCTTGCCGGCATCATGTGTGGACAATTTGGCATtccattttggaaatttttTCTTGCAACCTTGATTGGAAAGGCAATTATTAAAACTCACATACAG ACGATATTCATAATCTCAGTTTGCAACAATCAACTTCTTGATTGGATTGAGAATGAATTTATTTGGGTTCTCAGCCACATACCTGGTTTTGCATCTGTCTTGCCTAGAGTGACTGCTAGTCTCCATGCAATGAAAGATAAGTATCTGAAAGCACCCCATCCACTTTCCCCAAATAAACAG GGGAAAAAATGggatttttcttttgcttcagTCTGGAACACTGTTGTGTGGCTCATGCTTATGAACTTCTTTGTCAAGATAGTGAATGCAACTTCCCAGAGGTATCTGAAGAAACAGCAGGAGACACAGCTTGCTGCATTAACGGAAAAGTCTACCCCAACAGACTCAGACGCACAATGA
- the LOC114376290 gene encoding vacuole membrane protein KMS1-like isoform X1: MELREKHHWELENLTLTTQPLKTLKFFTLAVIQYIKKTAIYLLAKGGWVMLFSVAVGTLGIVLMTLGCLHEKHLEELLEYFRFGLWWVALGVASSIGLGSGLHTFVLYLGPHIALFTIGAVQCGRVDLKSAPYDTIQLKRGPSWLDKDCSEFGPPLFQSQVPLSSILPQVQLEAILWGIGTAIGELPPYFISRAARLSGGRVDAMEELDSEDKRVLSRIKCWFLSHSQHLNFFTILVLASVPNPLFDLAGIMCGQFGIPFWKFFLATLIGKAIIKTHIQTIFIISVCNNQLLDWIENEFIWVLSHIPGFASVLPRVTASLHAMKDKYLKAPHPLSPNKQGKKWDFSFASVWNTVVWLMLMNFFVKIVNATSQRYLKKQQETQLAALTEKSTPTDSDAQ; the protein is encoded by the exons ATGG AGCTCCGCGAGAAGCACCATTGGGAGCTAGAAAATCTGACTCTGACCACACAACCTCTCAAAACGTTGAAATTCTTCACATTAGCTGTTATTCAATACATCAAGAAAACAGCAATATATCTATTGGCAAAAGGTGGATGGGTTATGCTTTTCAGTGTTGCAGTTGGGACTCTTGGCATAGTGCTGATGACCCTTGGTTGCCTCCATGAGAAG CATCTTGAGGAGCTTCTTGAATATTTTCGCTTTGGACTGTGGTGGGTTGCCCTTGGGGTTGCTTCTTCAATTGGTCTAG GATCTGGTTTGCACACATTTGTCCTATATTTGGGTCCCCACATAGCACTGTTTACAATAGGAGCAGTGCAATGTGGCCGAGTTGATTTGAAAAGTGCTCCTTATGATACGATACAATTAAAAAGAGGTCCTTCTTGGCTTGATAAAGACTGTTCTGAGTTTGGGCCACCATTATTCCAGTCGCAGGTTCCGCTTAGCAGCATTTTGCCTCAAGTTCAGCTGGAGGCTATTCTATGGGGTATTGGAACAGCTATAGGGGAGCTTCCTCCTTACTTTATCTCCAGGGCAG CACGCTTGTCTGGTGGGAGAGTAGATGCCATGGAAGAATTAGACAGCGAAGATAAAAGAGTCTTGAGTCGAATAAAGTGCTGGTTTCTATCACACTCgcaacatttgaatttctttactATTCTAGTGCTTGCTTCG GTTCCAAATCCTCTATTTGACCTTGCCGGCATCATGTGTGGACAATTTGGCATtccattttggaaatttttTCTTGCAACCTTGATTGGAAAGGCAATTATTAAAACTCACATACAG ACGATATTCATAATCTCAGTTTGCAACAATCAACTTCTTGATTGGATTGAGAATGAATTTATTTGGGTTCTCAGCCACATACCTGGTTTTGCATCTGTCTTGCCTAGAGTGACTGCTAGTCTCCATGCAATGAAAGATAAGTATCTGAAAGCACCCCATCCACTTTCCCCAAATAAACAG GGGAAAAAATGggatttttcttttgcttcagTCTGGAACACTGTTGTGTGGCTCATGCTTATGAACTTCTTTGTCAAGATAGTGAATGCAACTTCCCAGAGGTATCTGAAGAAACAGCAGGAGACACAGCTTGCTGCATTAACGGAAAAGTCTACCCCAACAGACTCAGACGCACAATGA
- the LOC114377639 gene encoding uncharacterized protein LOC114377639 isoform X1: MEGGKRGTILVTNDDGIDAPGLRALVHSIVNANLFNVLVCAPDSEKSAVSHSITWLHPVAVKQVQIEGTTAFAVSGTPADCASLGISKALFPTVPDLVVSGINKGSNCGYHMSLCSVYSGTVAGAREAFFNDIPSISISYDWVKGKSNLHDFTLAAQVCIPIISAVLVETKHPSYPRKCFLNIDVPNNVPNHKGYKLTKQGKSIIKIGWRQATSETEGPKMSSDMTNTDTETSKNFDSSSVSPEHLLFAREVKGSVLDGDDTDYRCLQEGYITVTPLAGLSHAEVDCQAYFKNWLQSVPELPSSSSL; this comes from the exons ATGGAAGGAGGGAAACGAGGCACGATTCTGGTCACCAACGACGACGGAATCGATGCTCCTGGCTTAAGGGCATTGGTTCACTCCATCGTCAACGCCAACCTTTTCAACGTTCTAGTGTGCGCTCCTGATAG CGAGAAATCAGCTGTTAGCCACAGCATCACTTGGCTCCATCCAGTAGCTGTTAAGCAAGTACAGATCGAGGGAACCACCGCATTTGCCGTTTCTG GGACTCCCGCTGATTGTGCTTCTCTAGGGATTTCCAAAGCTCTCTTTCCCACAGTACCTGATCTG GTGGTCAGTGGCATAAACAAGGGTAGCAACTGCGGTTATCACAT GTCCCTTTGCAGTGTTTACTCTGGCACTGTAGCTGGAGCTCGAGAGGCCTTCTTCAATGATATACCTTCTATCTCCATTTCATATGACTG GGTTAAAGGAAAGAGTAACCTACATGACTTCACCCTTGCTGCTCAAGTATGCATACCTATCATAAGTGCTGTGCTGGTTGAAACAAAGCATCCAAGTTACCCtagaaaatgttttttgaaTATAGACGTGCCAAACAATGTTCCTAACCATAAG GGTTACAAGCTAACTAAGCAGGGTAAAAGTATCATCAAGATTGGATGGAGGCAAGCCACATCTGAGACAGAAGGACCAAAAATGTCATCTGATATGACCAATACAGATACAGAAACATCAAAGAATTTTGACTCATCATCTGTATCACCAGAACATCTTTTGTTTGCGAGAGAG GTAAAAGGTTCCGTACTTGATGGAGATGATACGGACTACAGATGTTTGCAGGAAGGATAT attactGTTACTCCTCTTGCTGGTCTTTCTCATGCGGAGGTAGATTGTCAGGCCTATTTTAAGAATTGGCTACAAAGTGTCCCTGAACTCCCCTCGTCATCATCTTTATAA